DNA sequence from the Zavarzinia compransoris genome:
CCGGGCCGGTGCCCTGGTAGCGGGTGGAAATCGTGACATCGCCGGTGAAATTGGCTTCCGGGCCTTTGGTCCCGGCCCCGGGCGTCGCGCGGTGGACCTGGAGTTCGCCTGCGGGGGCGGCCGGCGCCTCGCGCGCGGCAAAGACCTGACGGAGCACCGGGACCGCCGACATGGCCCGGGGCCAGCCGGCGTAGAAGCCGAGATGGGCCAGCAGTTCCGCCGCCTCCCCCCGGGTCAGGCCGTTGTCCATGGCGCGATGGGCATGGAACGGCAATTGTTCCGGCTGGCCGATGGCGACCAGCGCCGCCATGGTCACCAGGCTGCGGTCGCGCGGGGAAAGCTCCGGCCGGCGCCACAGATCGCCGAACAGCACGCGGTTGGTCAGGTCGGCCAGGGCCGGCGCGGTCGGCCCCACGGTGGTATCGACCGTGCCGGCCCGGGCGGCCTCCGCCGCCGCCGCCAGTTCGATCCGGGCCCGGTCGCTGCCGGCGACCGGGCCGATGCCGCGCTCGTCGAAGATTTTCTTCGCTTCGGTAACGGCCGAGATGGCATTCGGCCAGCCGGAATAGAAGGCGAGATGGGTGATCAATTCGCCGATTTCCGCCGGCAGCACGCCATTGTCCAGCGCCCGGCGCACATGGCCGCCGATCTGCGCCGTCTTGCCGGTGGAAACCAGGGCGGCGAGTGTGGCGAGGCTGCGGTCGCGCGGGGCGAGATCCGCC
Encoded proteins:
- a CDS encoding (R)-mandelonitrile lyase, translating into MKTIAAGIAISALAATGAAAQDEKRRVAPPAVYDVAPGLGHFTDDVLFGEVWERADLAPRDRSLATLAALVSTGKTAQIGGHVRRALDNGVLPAEIGELITHLAFYSGWPNAISAVTEAKKIFDERGIGPVAGSDRARIELAAAAEAARAGTVDTTVGPTAPALADLTNRVLFGDLWRRPELSPRDRSLVTMAALVAIGQPEQLPFHAHRAMDNGLTRGEAAELLAHLGFYAGWPRAMSAVPVLRQVFAAREAPAAPAGELQVHRATPGAGTKGPEANFTGDVTISTRYQGTGPARIGGGTVSFAAGARTAWHTHPLGQTLYIVSGRGWVQREGGPIVEFGPGDVVWIPPLVRHWHGASATEAMVHFAVAEVLDGSAVTWMEKVTDEQYRAGPPR